The genomic stretch CTTTTCTCCTGAATCCGATAAATTACTTATCAACTATTCCTGGCCTGGAAATGTCAGAGAGCTGAAAAATGTTATAGAGAGAAGTGTCATTTTGTGTAAAGAGGATATATTGCTGCCAAAACACCTTCCTCTTGAATTAAGGGAAAACAGCGGAGAAATCATACCTACCGGTACAGGTTTAGGCCTTGTATCACTCGAAGAAGCTGAAAAAAATCATATTCTTCACGTTCTTGACCTTGTAAACGGGAACAAATCCAAAGCAGCAAGAGTACTGAAAATATCACGTTCGACCTTAAGGGAAAAATTGAAGAATTACCAGCCTGAATAGTGTGCTATTTTCGGCCATTCCATCAAAAATAGATTAATATTTTTCACCTATTTACAAAAAGCTGTAAATCTAATTTATAGCCTTTACGTTCTTAACACACTAATTATATTAAAGTTACTGCATAGGACGCTGAATTTTTCAACATTGATTAGATTGACATTTTAATGGTATGGTATTTGCCTTAAAAAGAGTGTATCATAAATTATTTATAAGGGCAAACTTAACCTATGGCAAAAAAACGTATTCTTATTGTTGATGATGAAGAAGATCTTACATGGACTATTTCAAGGCGTCTGAATAACGGCAAGAAAAAAATGGAAATACTCTGTGCAAATTCAGGCAAAGCAGCTTTAAAAATGTTGGCAGAGAATAAAATAGATTTACTTCTGACGGATCTAAGAATGCCTGAGATTAACGGCTTTCAGCTTATTGATGAAGCGATAAAAAGCTATCCCGGAATAAATGTAGTTGTTATGACAGCGTACGGATCATCTGATATAAAAGAGAGATTTGAAAATTTTTCAAATATAGGATATATTGAAAAACCTTTTGAAATTAACGAACTCAGAAAATTGGTTTTTCGTGCATTATAGATAATGTTACAATAAAAGCCGAAAGGAAAGATGGTGGCAACTGCAAATAAGCAGAAAAAGATTGATAATTTTATTAAACCATATGAAACTGTAATTAAAGTAATTGGAAGCGGCGGCGCCGGTAATAATGCAATTGTAAATCTTATGAAAGATAAAAAACGTGAGTTTGAGACAATTGCAATTAATACAGATGCGCAAAATTTAAGCGGAATTCCTGCAGATTCTAAGATACTTATTGGAAAGAATGTAACTGCAGGGCTTGGTGCAGGAGGAGACCCTCAAATCGGCGAACGCTCTGCTGAAGAATCAAAGGAAGAAATTCTTTTACGCATAAATGATGCTGATCTTCTTTTTCTAACATGCGGACTTGGTGGTGGGACCGGAACAGGTTCTTTGCCTGTAATTAGCAGGCTTGCGAGAGAAAAAGGAATACTGACCCTTGCTATTGTAACAATGCCTTTTTCCGAAGAAGGTATAATAAGATGGGAAAACGCACAAATTGGTCTTGAAAAACTTAAAAAGAATGTTGATTGTATCATTGTTTTGAAAAATGATAAGCTTCTTGAAATATATCCTGATTTACCTATTTTAGATGCATTTAAGACAGGAGATGATATACTAATTAGCACAATTGAAAGCCTTGCAACTATCATTACTCAAAAGGGGTTAATAAACCTTGATTTTGCGGATCTTTCAATGATCATGCGCGACGGGCCTGTTTCTG from bacterium encodes the following:
- a CDS encoding response regulator, with the protein product MAKKRILIVDDEEDLTWTISRRLNNGKKKMEILCANSGKAALKMLAENKIDLLLTDLRMPEINGFQLIDEAIKSYPGINVVVMTAYGSSDIKERFENFSNIGYIEKPFEINELRKLVFRAL